A section of the Salvelinus fontinalis isolate EN_2023a chromosome 33, ASM2944872v1, whole genome shotgun sequence genome encodes:
- the LOC129832429 gene encoding E3 ubiquitin-protein ligase CBL-like isoform X1, whose translation MAGNLKKGGGLIGMMKDAFQPHHHLHSNHQPGAVDKKTVEKCWKLMDKVVRLCQNPKLALKNSPPYILDLLPDTYQHLRTILSRYEGKMETLGDNEYFRVFMENLTKKTKQTISLFKEGKERMYEENSQPRRNLTKLSLIFSHMLAELKAIFPNGLFQGDNFRITKADAAEFWRRSFGDKTIVPWKVFRQALHEFHSISSGLEAMALKSTIDLACNDYISVFEFDIFTRLFQPWSSLLRNWNSLAVTHPGYMAFLTYDEVKARLQKFIHKPGSYIFRLSCTRLGQWAIGYVTADGNILQTIPHNKPLFQALIDGFREGFYLFPDGRSQNPDLTGLCEPSPQDHIKVTQEQYELYCEMGSTFQLCKICAENDKDVKIEPCGHLMCTSCLTAWQESEGQGCPFCRCEIKGTEPIVVDPFDPKDPIGGSYGSCRGIFGAEGAPSPSYDDDDDDRLEDPHLMMSKLACSKVERPPSPMSLAPQSSLPPVPPRLDLLQHRPPNPPGASSPGTTSKASSHHKDKPLPLPPALRNLPPPPPPDRPLSAGPDGWLGRRPLPCTPLGEPKLPPAPPNRNLADWNPRPVPKAPGQPPGVGDRRGVRELSNRHSLPLALPSALDGCTDGQRNNSSLSLDHQLVKGAQSFGGTASGSQEYDNPKVRPSVSANAIYALATRPHPDLMPVAGEEIYESDEESDYMIPTSRPVLAPMAAPLVVTETPAPKSPQPSSLNSWPMLKDLDEGPQMYEAMYNIQAQALTASLLHLARDSDCSELPPLASTNGPIWEIPCPVRELPEEVEEENGYDFPKPALPVARRTLSELGAATSAAFSHLVMDSEPGASASFSESSDAPERPPKPLPRRFNSERRRSPIPPGLGTGGGGGGGSGEGGGGVANPQITSEIEHLMSQGYTYQDIQKALMIAQNNMEMAKNILREFVSIPSTAHILT comes from the exons gtGGTGCGACTGTGCCAGAACCCCAAGCTGGCACTGAAGAACAGCCCACCTTACATCCTGGACCTGCTGCCAGACACCTACCAGCACCTCCGCACCATCCTGTCCCGCTACGAGGGCAAGATGGAGACGCTCGGCGACAACGAGTATTTCCGCGTCTTCATGGAGAACCTGACcaagaagaccaagcagaccatcAGCCTGTTCAAGGAGGGCAAGGAGCGCATGTATGAGGAGAACTCGCAGCCCAG ACGGAACCTGACCAAGTTGTCGCTGATCTTCAGTCACATGCTGGCCGAGCTCAAAGCCATCTTCCCCAACGGCCTGTTCCAGGGGGATAACTTCCGAATCACCAAGGCTGACGCCGCCGAGTTCTGGAGAAGATCGTTTGGGGACAA GACGATAGTGCCTTGGAAGGTGTTCCGGCAGGCCCTGCACGAGTTCCACTCCATCAGCTCGGGCCTGGAAGCCATGGCCCTCAAGTCCACCATCGACCTCGCCTGCAACGACTACATCTCCGTCTTCGAGTTTGACATCTTCACCAGGCTCTTCCAG CCTTGGTCGTCTCTGCTGAGGAACTGGAACAGCCTGGCGGTGACTCACCCGGGCTACATGGCCTTCCTCACCTACGATGAGGTCAAGGCCCGGCTGCAGAAGTTCATCCACAAGCCTGGCAG CTACATCTTCAGGCTGAGCTGCACGCGGCTGGGCCAGTGGGCCATCGGCTACGTCACTGCAGATGGGAACATCCTGCAGACCATCCCCCACAACAAGCCCCTCTTCCAGGCCCTCATCGACGGCTTCCGGGAAGGATT CTACCTGTTCCCTGACGGGCGCTCCCAGAACCCAGACCTCACAGGACTGTGTGAGCCCTCGCCACAAGACCATATCAAAGTCACACAG GAGCAATATGAGCTCTACTGTGAGATGGGCTCCACCTTCCAGCTGTGTAAGATCTGTGCGGAGAACGACAAGGACGTGAAGATCGAGCCCTGCGGTCACCTCATGTGTACCTCCTGTCTCACCGCCTGGCAG GAGTCGGAGGGTCAGGGCTGCCCATTCTGCCGGTGTGAGATCAAGGGCACGGAGCCCATCGTGGTTGACCCCTTTGACCCCAAGGACCCCATAGGGGGCTCCTACGGGAGCTGCAGGGGTATTTTCGGGGCGGAGGGTGCCCCGTCGCCCAGCTACGACGATGACGACGACGACCGGCTGGAAGACCCCCACCTCATGATGAGCAAGCTGGCCTGTTCCAAG GTGGAGCGGCCCCCTTCGCCCATGTCCCTGGCGCCGCAGTCCTCCCTGCCCCCCGTGCCCCCCCGCCTTGACCTCCTGCAGCACCGACCGCCCAACCCCCCAGGAGCATCCAGCCCAGGGACCACGTCCAAG GCGTCCTCCCACCACAAGGACAAGCCTCTCCCCCTGCCCCCAGCCCTGAGGAACCTGCCGCCCCCTCCTCCaccagacagacctctctctGCCGGGCCCGACGGGTGGCTCGGCAGACGGCCACTACCCTGCACCCCCCTGGGGGAGCCCAAGCTTCCCCCGGCCCCGCCCAACCGCAACCTGGCCGACTGGAACCCCAGGCCGGTGCCCAAGGCCCCCGGACAGCCACCCGGTGTGGGAGACAGGCGGGGGGTCCGGGAGCTCTCCAACAGACACTCCCTCCCCCTGGCCCTACCGTCAGCCCTAGACGGATGCACCGACGGACAGCGGAACAACAGCTCGCTCAGTTTGGACCATCAGCTGGTGAAGGGAGCCCAG AGTTTTGGAGGCACGGCGTCTGGCAGTCAGGAGTATGACAACCCCAAAGTGAGGCCTTCAGTCTCGGCCAATGCCATCTATGCTCTGGCAACAAG ACCCCATCCAGATCTGATGCCTGTGGCTGGGGAGGAGATCTACGAGAGTGACGAGGAGTCCGACTACATGATCCCCACCTCTCGGCCTGTCCTGGCCCCCATGGCAGCCCCCCTTGTGGTGACAGAGACCCCAGCTCCCAAATCCCCCCAGCCCAGCTCTCTTAACTCATG GCCCATGCTGAAGGACCTGGATGAAGGACCTCAAATGTATGAAGCCATGTATAACATCCAGGCCCAGGCCCTCACAGCCTCCCTGCTTCACCTGGCCAGAGACTCGG attGCTCTGAGCTGCCCCCCCTGGCCAGTACCAATGGCCCTATCTGGGAGATCCCCTGCCCGGTCCGGGAGCTTCccgaggaggtagaggaggagaacgGCTACGACTTCCCCAAACCAGCGTTGCCCGTGGCCCGAcgcaccctctccgagctgggggCAGCCACCAGCGCCGCCTTCAGCCATCTCGTCATGGACAGCGAGCCCGGAGCGTCTGCCT CCTTCTCCGAGTCCAGCGACGCCCCAGAGCGGCCGCCCAAGCCCCTCCCCCGACGCTTCAACTCAGAGCGCAGGCGCAGCCCCATACCTCCTGGATTAGGCACtggaggaggaggcggaggagggtcgggagaaggaggtggaggagtagCCAACCCCCAGATCACCAGCGAGATTGAGCATCTCATGAGCCAAGGCTACACCTACCAGGACATCCAGAAAGCCCTGATGATTGCACAGAACAATATGGAGATGGCCAAGAATATCCTGCGCGAATTTGTCTCCATTCCCTCCACTGCGCACATTCTTACATAG
- the LOC129832429 gene encoding E3 ubiquitin-protein ligase CBL-like isoform X2 — MLAELKAIFPNGLFQGDNFRITKADAAEFWRRSFGDKTIVPWKVFRQALHEFHSISSGLEAMALKSTIDLACNDYISVFEFDIFTRLFQPWSSLLRNWNSLAVTHPGYMAFLTYDEVKARLQKFIHKPGSYIFRLSCTRLGQWAIGYVTADGNILQTIPHNKPLFQALIDGFREGFYLFPDGRSQNPDLTGLCEPSPQDHIKVTQEQYELYCEMGSTFQLCKICAENDKDVKIEPCGHLMCTSCLTAWQESEGQGCPFCRCEIKGTEPIVVDPFDPKDPIGGSYGSCRGIFGAEGAPSPSYDDDDDDRLEDPHLMMSKLACSKVERPPSPMSLAPQSSLPPVPPRLDLLQHRPPNPPGASSPGTTSKASSHHKDKPLPLPPALRNLPPPPPPDRPLSAGPDGWLGRRPLPCTPLGEPKLPPAPPNRNLADWNPRPVPKAPGQPPGVGDRRGVRELSNRHSLPLALPSALDGCTDGQRNNSSLSLDHQLVKGAQSFGGTASGSQEYDNPKVRPSVSANAIYALATRPHPDLMPVAGEEIYESDEESDYMIPTSRPVLAPMAAPLVVTETPAPKSPQPSSLNSWPMLKDLDEGPQMYEAMYNIQAQALTASLLHLARDSDCSELPPLASTNGPIWEIPCPVRELPEEVEEENGYDFPKPALPVARRTLSELGAATSAAFSHLVMDSEPGASASFSESSDAPERPPKPLPRRFNSERRRSPIPPGLGTGGGGGGGSGEGGGGVANPQITSEIEHLMSQGYTYQDIQKALMIAQNNMEMAKNILREFVSIPSTAHILT; from the exons ATGCTGGCCGAGCTCAAAGCCATCTTCCCCAACGGCCTGTTCCAGGGGGATAACTTCCGAATCACCAAGGCTGACGCCGCCGAGTTCTGGAGAAGATCGTTTGGGGACAA GACGATAGTGCCTTGGAAGGTGTTCCGGCAGGCCCTGCACGAGTTCCACTCCATCAGCTCGGGCCTGGAAGCCATGGCCCTCAAGTCCACCATCGACCTCGCCTGCAACGACTACATCTCCGTCTTCGAGTTTGACATCTTCACCAGGCTCTTCCAG CCTTGGTCGTCTCTGCTGAGGAACTGGAACAGCCTGGCGGTGACTCACCCGGGCTACATGGCCTTCCTCACCTACGATGAGGTCAAGGCCCGGCTGCAGAAGTTCATCCACAAGCCTGGCAG CTACATCTTCAGGCTGAGCTGCACGCGGCTGGGCCAGTGGGCCATCGGCTACGTCACTGCAGATGGGAACATCCTGCAGACCATCCCCCACAACAAGCCCCTCTTCCAGGCCCTCATCGACGGCTTCCGGGAAGGATT CTACCTGTTCCCTGACGGGCGCTCCCAGAACCCAGACCTCACAGGACTGTGTGAGCCCTCGCCACAAGACCATATCAAAGTCACACAG GAGCAATATGAGCTCTACTGTGAGATGGGCTCCACCTTCCAGCTGTGTAAGATCTGTGCGGAGAACGACAAGGACGTGAAGATCGAGCCCTGCGGTCACCTCATGTGTACCTCCTGTCTCACCGCCTGGCAG GAGTCGGAGGGTCAGGGCTGCCCATTCTGCCGGTGTGAGATCAAGGGCACGGAGCCCATCGTGGTTGACCCCTTTGACCCCAAGGACCCCATAGGGGGCTCCTACGGGAGCTGCAGGGGTATTTTCGGGGCGGAGGGTGCCCCGTCGCCCAGCTACGACGATGACGACGACGACCGGCTGGAAGACCCCCACCTCATGATGAGCAAGCTGGCCTGTTCCAAG GTGGAGCGGCCCCCTTCGCCCATGTCCCTGGCGCCGCAGTCCTCCCTGCCCCCCGTGCCCCCCCGCCTTGACCTCCTGCAGCACCGACCGCCCAACCCCCCAGGAGCATCCAGCCCAGGGACCACGTCCAAG GCGTCCTCCCACCACAAGGACAAGCCTCTCCCCCTGCCCCCAGCCCTGAGGAACCTGCCGCCCCCTCCTCCaccagacagacctctctctGCCGGGCCCGACGGGTGGCTCGGCAGACGGCCACTACCCTGCACCCCCCTGGGGGAGCCCAAGCTTCCCCCGGCCCCGCCCAACCGCAACCTGGCCGACTGGAACCCCAGGCCGGTGCCCAAGGCCCCCGGACAGCCACCCGGTGTGGGAGACAGGCGGGGGGTCCGGGAGCTCTCCAACAGACACTCCCTCCCCCTGGCCCTACCGTCAGCCCTAGACGGATGCACCGACGGACAGCGGAACAACAGCTCGCTCAGTTTGGACCATCAGCTGGTGAAGGGAGCCCAG AGTTTTGGAGGCACGGCGTCTGGCAGTCAGGAGTATGACAACCCCAAAGTGAGGCCTTCAGTCTCGGCCAATGCCATCTATGCTCTGGCAACAAG ACCCCATCCAGATCTGATGCCTGTGGCTGGGGAGGAGATCTACGAGAGTGACGAGGAGTCCGACTACATGATCCCCACCTCTCGGCCTGTCCTGGCCCCCATGGCAGCCCCCCTTGTGGTGACAGAGACCCCAGCTCCCAAATCCCCCCAGCCCAGCTCTCTTAACTCATG GCCCATGCTGAAGGACCTGGATGAAGGACCTCAAATGTATGAAGCCATGTATAACATCCAGGCCCAGGCCCTCACAGCCTCCCTGCTTCACCTGGCCAGAGACTCGG attGCTCTGAGCTGCCCCCCCTGGCCAGTACCAATGGCCCTATCTGGGAGATCCCCTGCCCGGTCCGGGAGCTTCccgaggaggtagaggaggagaacgGCTACGACTTCCCCAAACCAGCGTTGCCCGTGGCCCGAcgcaccctctccgagctgggggCAGCCACCAGCGCCGCCTTCAGCCATCTCGTCATGGACAGCGAGCCCGGAGCGTCTGCCT CCTTCTCCGAGTCCAGCGACGCCCCAGAGCGGCCGCCCAAGCCCCTCCCCCGACGCTTCAACTCAGAGCGCAGGCGCAGCCCCATACCTCCTGGATTAGGCACtggaggaggaggcggaggagggtcgggagaaggaggtggaggagtagCCAACCCCCAGATCACCAGCGAGATTGAGCATCTCATGAGCCAAGGCTACACCTACCAGGACATCCAGAAAGCCCTGATGATTGCACAGAACAATATGGAGATGGCCAAGAATATCCTGCGCGAATTTGTCTCCATTCCCTCCACTGCGCACATTCTTACATAG